From a single Rhizobium lusitanum genomic region:
- the mfd gene encoding transcription-repair coupling factor, whose translation MIPGFDAKKLLAASEPLTVGHVPAGMEPFLLAELARTGEPVAYVMSDGQHMADVEQMLGFLAPEIPVLTLPAWDCLPYDRVSPSSHTSARRLAALSGLIAYHRKPHAAIVLVTVNAMLQKVAPQDVIESLAFSARPGNQVRMDDVAGRLERNGFDRVATVREVGEYAVRGGILDVFVPGTEEPVRLDFFGDTLESIRSFDPASQRTTGQIRSLDLNPMSEVTLTPDTISRFRKNYLSSFGAATRDDALYVAVSEGRRYAGMEHWLPLFYEKLETVFDYLRGFRLVTDHTVREAAEERSKLVFDYYDARLNSGQPAKSQMSQGTPYKPVTPGQLYLDGGTLSKALDAFNAIRISPFNEHEGEARRVINIDARQGPRWARSATENADAERVNVFDSVVKHIAERRAAGGKVMITAWTEGSLDRLLQVLAEHGLARVKTIEAIKDLATLAKGEAAAAVLSLEAGFEVGDLVVIGEQDILGDRMVRRSKRRKRAADFISEVAGLDEGSIVVHAEHGIGRFVGLRTIEAAGAPHACLELRYADDAKLFLPVENIDLLSRYGGEGTEAQLDKLGGGAWQMRKAKLKKRLLDMAGALIRIAAERLTRHAPVLSTPDGLYDEFAARFPYDETEDQMTAIEAVRDDLGAGRPMDRLVCGDVGFGKTEVALRAAFVAAMNGAQVAVVVPTTLLARQHFKTFTDRFRGLPIRIQQASRLVGAKELALTKKEVSEGKTDIVVGTHALLGAGIQFANLGLLVIDEEQHFGVKHKERLKELKSDVHVLTLSATPIPRTLQLAMTGVRELSLITTPPVDRMAVRTFISPFDSLVIRETLMREHYRGGQSFYVCPRLADLADIHAFLQSDVPELKVAVAHGQMPAGELEDIMNAFYEGRYDVLLSTTIVESGLDVPTANTLIVHRADMFGLAQLYQLRGRVGRSKVRAFALFTLPVNKVLTTTAERRLKVLQSLDTLGAGFQLASHDLDIRGAGNLLGEEQSGHIKEVGFELYQQMLEEAVAEVKGVDEIQDTGWSPQISVGTPVMIPDAYVPDLHLRMALYRRLGEITEIKEIDGFGAEMIDRFGPMPIEVQHLLKIVYIKSLCRIANVEKLDAGPKGVVVQFRNKEFPNPANLVGYIAKQGTMAKIRPDHSVFLTRDLPTPEKRLQGAAVVMTQLAELAK comes from the coding sequence ATGATCCCAGGGTTCGACGCGAAGAAACTGCTCGCGGCGAGCGAGCCGCTGACCGTTGGCCATGTTCCGGCGGGCATGGAGCCCTTCCTGCTGGCAGAATTGGCACGAACCGGCGAGCCGGTCGCCTATGTGATGTCGGACGGCCAGCACATGGCCGATGTCGAACAGATGCTCGGCTTCCTTGCGCCCGAAATCCCGGTTTTGACGCTGCCCGCCTGGGACTGCCTTCCCTATGACCGTGTGTCGCCCAGCTCTCACACCTCGGCTCGCCGTCTCGCGGCCCTGAGCGGATTGATCGCCTACCATCGCAAGCCGCATGCGGCGATCGTATTGGTGACGGTCAATGCCATGCTGCAGAAGGTGGCGCCGCAGGATGTGATTGAGAGTCTCGCTTTTTCCGCCCGGCCTGGTAATCAGGTCCGTATGGACGATGTCGCCGGTCGCCTGGAGCGCAACGGCTTCGACCGCGTCGCGACCGTGCGCGAAGTCGGTGAATATGCCGTGCGCGGCGGCATCCTTGATGTCTTCGTGCCGGGAACCGAAGAGCCGGTGCGACTCGATTTCTTCGGCGACACGCTGGAAAGCATTCGCAGCTTCGATCCCGCCAGCCAGCGCACGACGGGTCAGATCCGCTCTCTCGATCTCAATCCTATGAGCGAAGTGACGCTGACGCCGGATACGATCAGCCGTTTCCGCAAGAACTACCTCTCCTCTTTCGGTGCTGCTACGCGCGACGACGCGCTCTATGTCGCCGTTTCCGAAGGCCGTCGTTATGCCGGTATGGAACATTGGCTGCCGCTGTTCTACGAGAAGCTGGAGACGGTTTTCGACTATCTCAGGGGCTTCCGGCTGGTCACGGATCATACGGTGCGTGAGGCCGCCGAGGAGCGCTCCAAGCTCGTTTTCGATTATTACGATGCCCGCCTGAATTCCGGACAGCCGGCCAAGAGCCAGATGTCCCAGGGCACGCCCTACAAGCCGGTAACGCCAGGCCAGCTCTATCTCGACGGCGGCACCCTCTCCAAGGCGCTCGATGCCTTCAATGCCATCCGTATCTCGCCTTTCAACGAGCATGAGGGCGAGGCTCGCCGCGTCATCAACATCGATGCCCGTCAGGGCCCGCGATGGGCGCGCTCCGCGACCGAAAACGCTGACGCCGAACGCGTCAACGTCTTCGATTCCGTGGTCAAGCACATCGCCGAACGCCGCGCCGCCGGCGGCAAGGTAATGATTACGGCCTGGACGGAAGGCTCCCTCGACCGCCTTTTGCAGGTACTTGCCGAACACGGGCTTGCCCGCGTCAAGACGATCGAGGCGATCAAGGATCTTGCCACCTTGGCAAAGGGCGAGGCGGCGGCGGCCGTTCTCAGCCTGGAAGCCGGCTTTGAGGTTGGCGATCTCGTCGTCATCGGCGAGCAGGACATTCTCGGTGACCGCATGGTGCGCCGCTCCAAGCGCCGTAAGCGCGCTGCCGATTTCATCTCGGAAGTGGCCGGCCTCGACGAGGGCTCGATCGTCGTCCATGCCGAACACGGCATCGGCCGTTTCGTCGGTCTGAGAACCATCGAGGCAGCCGGCGCGCCGCACGCATGTCTCGAGCTGCGTTACGCCGATGACGCCAAGCTGTTCCTGCCGGTCGAAAACATCGATCTTCTTTCGCGTTATGGCGGCGAGGGCACCGAGGCGCAACTCGACAAGCTCGGCGGCGGCGCATGGCAGATGCGCAAGGCCAAGCTCAAGAAGCGTCTGCTGGACATGGCCGGCGCGTTGATCCGCATAGCGGCCGAGCGCCTAACGCGGCATGCACCGGTGCTCAGCACCCCGGATGGCCTCTATGACGAGTTCGCCGCCCGCTTCCCCTATGACGAGACCGAAGACCAGATGACCGCCATCGAAGCCGTGCGCGATGATCTCGGCGCCGGTCGTCCGATGGACCGCCTCGTCTGCGGCGACGTCGGTTTCGGCAAGACGGAAGTGGCGCTGCGCGCCGCCTTCGTTGCCGCCATGAACGGCGCGCAAGTCGCCGTCGTCGTGCCGACGACGCTGCTGGCCCGTCAGCACTTCAAGACTTTCACTGACCGCTTCCGCGGCCTGCCGATCCGCATCCAGCAGGCGTCCCGCCTCGTTGGCGCCAAGGAGCTGGCGCTGACCAAGAAGGAAGTTTCCGAAGGCAAGACCGACATCGTCGTCGGCACGCATGCGCTGCTCGGCGCCGGTATCCAGTTCGCCAATCTCGGCCTGCTGGTCATCGACGAGGAGCAGCATTTCGGCGTCAAGCACAAGGAGCGCCTGAAGGAGCTGAAGAGCGACGTGCATGTGCTGACGCTCTCGGCGACGCCGATCCCGCGCACGCTGCAGCTCGCCATGACCGGCGTGCGCGAACTGTCGCTGATCACCACGCCTCCGGTCGACCGCATGGCAGTGCGCACCTTCATCTCGCCCTTCGATTCGCTGGTGATCCGCGAAACGCTGATGCGCGAGCATTATCGCGGCGGCCAGAGCTTCTATGTTTGCCCGCGCCTTGCCGATCTCGCCGACATCCATGCCTTCCTGCAATCGGACGTGCCGGAGCTGAAGGTGGCTGTCGCCCATGGCCAGATGCCGGCCGGCGAGCTCGAGGACATCATGAACGCCTTCTATGAAGGCCGCTACGATGTGCTGCTGTCGACCACCATCGTCGAATCCGGCCTCGATGTGCCCACGGCCAACACGCTGATCGTGCACCGCGCCGACATGTTCGGCCTTGCGCAGCTCTATCAGCTGCGTGGCCGTGTCGGTCGTTCCAAGGTTCGTGCCTTCGCGCTCTTCACCCTGCCGGTTAACAAGGTGCTGACGACGACAGCCGAGCGCCGCCTGAAGGTGCTGCAATCGCTCGACACGCTCGGCGCCGGCTTCCAGCTCGCCAGCCACGACCTCGACATTCGCGGCGCCGGCAATCTGCTTGGCGAGGAACAGTCCGGCCATATCAAGGAAGTCGGCTTCGAACTCTATCAGCAGATGCTCGAAGAAGCGGTCGCCGAGGTCAAGGGCGTCGACGAGATCCAGGACACCGGCTGGTCACCGCAGATCTCCGTCGGTACGCCTGTGATGATCCCCGATGCCTACGTGCCGGACCTGCATCTGCGCATGGCGCTCTATCGCCGCCTCGGCGAGATCACCGAAATCAAGGAAATCGACGGCTTCGGCGCGGAAATGATCGACCGTTTCGGACCGATGCCGATCGAGGTGCAGCATCTCCTGAAGATCGTCTACATCAAGTCGCTCTGCCGCATCGCCAATGTCGAAAAGCTGGACGCCGGCCCGAAGGGCGTCGTCGTGCAGTTCCGCAACAAGGAATTCCCCAACCCGGCCAATCTCGTCGGCTATATCGCCAAGCAGGGCACCATGGCGAAGATCCGCCCGGATCACAGCGTGTTCCTGACGCGGGACTTGCCGACGCCTGAGAAGAGGCTGCAGGGGGCGGCTGTGGTTATGACGCAGTTGGCGGAATTGGCGAAGTAG
- a CDS encoding DsbA family oxidoreductase: protein MERITIDIVSDVVCPWCYLGKARLELAIAEVQDEVGVDLNWRPYRLNPEYPPEGVDQKKALAQKLGGEERVAQAHKMLSDLGGEIGIKFDFDAIKIGPNTLDAHRLIHWAGTESREKQEKVVNALFKANFEEGRNVGDHAVLLDIAEKAGLDRSVIAALLSSDADRDLLVAEIEAAQKIGVTGVPFFIFDQQYAVSGAQTPDVLIEALRDIAKMKGEARAGMN, encoded by the coding sequence ATGGAACGCATCACGATCGATATCGTCTCGGACGTCGTATGTCCCTGGTGCTATCTCGGTAAGGCGCGGCTGGAGCTGGCGATCGCCGAGGTGCAGGACGAAGTGGGCGTCGACCTCAACTGGCGCCCCTATCGCCTCAATCCGGAATATCCGCCCGAGGGCGTCGACCAGAAGAAGGCACTGGCGCAGAAGCTCGGCGGCGAGGAGCGAGTAGCCCAGGCGCACAAAATGCTGAGTGATCTCGGCGGCGAAATCGGCATCAAGTTCGATTTCGACGCCATCAAGATCGGACCGAATACGCTGGACGCGCACCGCCTCATCCATTGGGCAGGAACGGAAAGCCGCGAAAAGCAGGAGAAGGTGGTCAACGCCCTGTTCAAGGCCAATTTCGAGGAAGGACGCAATGTCGGCGACCATGCCGTGCTGCTGGATATCGCCGAAAAAGCCGGCCTCGACCGCTCCGTCATCGCAGCCCTGCTCTCCTCCGACGCCGACCGCGATCTGCTGGTCGCCGAGATCGAGGCAGCCCAGAAGATCGGCGTCACCGGCGTCCCCTTCTTCATCTTCGACCAGCAATATGCCGTCAGCGGCGCCCAGACGCCGGATGTACTCATCGAGGCACTGCGCGATATCGCCAAGATGAAGGGCGAGGCGCGGGCTGGGATGAATTGA
- a CDS encoding NAD(P)H-hydrate dehydratase, producing the protein MMLPLADLLLSPDDMAAVDRAAAASGIDSYGLMEKAGQAVAASALRHFPGALRYVVLCGPGNNGGDGYVAARALRQSGAEVLLFHLGDLKTLKGDAARAFADCFVAGEALERYLPRAGDMIIDAIFGAGLSRPVPDQLAAIIARVTEAGTPVIAVDLPSGLDGRSGQVLGAAFRAERTITFMTRKPGHLLMPGRDLCGALEVFDIGIPARIVRTHANRMLAENTPAQWLANLPTAASDTHKYKRGHLVVFSGGATATGAARMSAMAGLKAGAGLVTIASPEQALSVNAGMLTAIMLHAIEDEAALREWLSDKRLSTFVLGPGFGAGELARQFALALSDRHLVLDADGITSFRDAPQRLFDAFADGPTRLVLTPHEGEFARLFPDIAADGALSKVEKARAAAARAHAAIIYKGADSVIAAPDGRALINANAPPWLATAGSGDVLAGIIGGLMAQGVPAFEAAAAGVWLHGVAGQRAGKGLTAEDLVAHVTPF; encoded by the coding sequence ATGATGTTACCGCTCGCCGACCTGCTTCTTTCGCCCGATGATATGGCTGCCGTCGATCGCGCAGCGGCCGCGTCGGGTATCGATTCCTATGGCCTCATGGAAAAGGCAGGGCAGGCGGTGGCCGCGAGCGCCCTTCGGCATTTCCCCGGAGCCTTGAGATATGTCGTGCTCTGTGGTCCCGGCAACAATGGCGGCGACGGCTATGTGGCGGCACGTGCGCTCCGGCAAAGCGGCGCGGAGGTTCTGCTCTTTCATCTAGGCGATCTGAAAACGCTCAAAGGCGATGCCGCTCGTGCCTTTGCCGATTGCTTTGTCGCAGGAGAGGCGTTGGAGCGCTATCTGCCGCGCGCCGGCGATATGATTATCGACGCCATCTTCGGCGCTGGCCTCTCCCGTCCTGTTCCCGATCAGCTTGCTGCGATTATCGCGCGGGTTACCGAAGCCGGCACTCCAGTCATTGCCGTTGACTTGCCCTCCGGCCTTGATGGTCGCAGCGGTCAGGTGCTTGGTGCTGCTTTCCGCGCCGAACGCACGATCACCTTCATGACCCGCAAGCCTGGCCATCTGCTGATGCCGGGCAGGGATCTTTGCGGGGCCTTGGAGGTTTTCGACATCGGCATTCCCGCGCGCATTGTCCGTACCCATGCCAATCGCATGCTCGCGGAGAATACACCGGCGCAATGGCTGGCGAACCTGCCGACGGCGGCCTCGGATACCCATAAATACAAGCGCGGCCATCTCGTCGTCTTTTCCGGCGGTGCGACTGCCACGGGTGCGGCGCGCATGTCGGCCATGGCCGGGCTAAAGGCGGGGGCGGGGCTCGTCACCATTGCCTCGCCGGAGCAAGCGCTGTCGGTCAATGCCGGGATGCTGACGGCGATCATGCTGCATGCGATCGAGGACGAGGCGGCATTGCGCGAGTGGCTCTCCGACAAACGCCTTTCAACCTTCGTCCTTGGTCCCGGCTTTGGCGCCGGTGAGCTGGCCCGACAATTTGCTTTGGCGCTAAGCGACCGCCATCTGGTGTTGGACGCCGACGGCATCACCTCGTTTCGCGACGCCCCGCAACGCCTGTTCGACGCCTTCGCGGATGGCCCGACGCGTTTGGTGCTGACGCCGCACGAGGGTGAATTCGCCCGCCTCTTTCCCGATATCGCCGCCGACGGCGCGCTGAGCAAGGTGGAGAAGGCGAGGGCAGCGGCGGCACGGGCTCATGCCGCTATTATCTACAAGGGTGCGGATAGCGTCATCGCGGCACCCGATGGCCGGGCGTTGATCAACGCCAATGCCCCACCATGGCTTGCCACCGCCGGCTCCGGCGACGTGCTCGCTGGCATCATCGGCGGACTTATGGCGCAAGGCGTGCCTGCTTTCGAGGCGGCAGCTGCTGGTGTCTGGCTGCATGGCGTCGCTGGACAACGTGCAGGAAAGGGACTGACGGCGGAAGATCTTGTCGCCCACGTCACGCCCTTTTGA
- a CDS encoding P-II family nitrogen regulator encodes MKKIEAIIKPFKLDEVKEALQEVGLQGITVTEAKGFGRQKGHTELYRGAEYVVDFLPKVKVEVVLADENAEAVIDAIRKAAQTGRIGDGKIFVSNIEEVIRIRTGETGIDAI; translated from the coding sequence ATGAAAAAGATCGAAGCGATCATTAAGCCTTTCAAGCTCGACGAAGTGAAGGAAGCCCTTCAGGAAGTCGGCCTGCAGGGCATCACCGTCACGGAAGCGAAGGGCTTCGGTCGTCAGAAAGGCCACACGGAACTCTACCGTGGTGCTGAATACGTCGTTGACTTCCTGCCGAAGGTGAAGGTCGAAGTCGTATTGGCGGACGAAAATGCGGAGGCGGTGATCGACGCTATCCGCAAGGCAGCACAGACCGGCCGTATTGGCGACGGAAAGATTTTCGTCTCCAACATCGAAGAGGTCATTCGAATCCGTACCGGTGAAACTGGCATAGATGCCATCTAA
- the hspQ gene encoding heat shock protein HspQ: MKQRNAKFNIGDVVQHRMFPFRGVIFDVDPEFANTEEWWNSIPMEVRPSKDQPFYHLLAENDETEYVAYVSEQNLINDESGVPLRNPQIAQIFDKAPTGELKPKMSLAH, from the coding sequence ATGAAACAACGCAACGCAAAGTTCAATATCGGCGACGTGGTTCAACACCGGATGTTCCCCTTCCGCGGTGTGATCTTCGACGTCGATCCGGAATTCGCCAATACCGAGGAATGGTGGAATTCCATTCCGATGGAAGTGCGGCCCAGCAAGGACCAACCCTTCTATCACCTTCTCGCCGAGAACGACGAGACCGAGTATGTCGCATACGTATCCGAGCAGAATCTGATCAACGACGAGAGCGGCGTTCCGCTCCGCAACCCGCAGATCGCTCAGATCTTCGATAAGGCACCCACAGGCGAGCTCAAGCCCAAGATGAGCCTCGCGCACTAA
- a CDS encoding extracellular solute-binding protein yields MQALRIATLLFFAAFCNVAAAQPLYGIAMHGDPALPADYTHFPYVKPDVKKGGRISYGVVGTFDNLNPFILKSMRTTARGMWDPDYGNLIYESLMQRSRDEPFTLYGLLAQTVEWDESRSFIQFNLNPNAKWSDGQPVTPEDVIFTFELLRDKGRVVFSSPLQTVDKMEKVGEHGVRIHFNDKANRETPLIIASSLPILPKHVIDPESFDRTTLAIPVGSGPYKVKSIDPGQRIIYQRNPDYWGKDIPAKVGVDNYDEISVTYFLQETTLFEAFKKGDIDVYPDGSPGHWQQAYDFPAATSGAVIKDVFKPKLPSGMFGFVFNTRRPIFSDKKVRQGLTLAFDFEWVNRSLSSNAYTRTQSYWQNSDLSSLGTPADARELAMLGPIKDRIDPDVLDGTYRLPVSDGSGRDRAILRKAVDLLKQGGYTIRGEKMVDSAGRQLSFEIMTQNPDQERIAIAYRRSLALLGIAVTIRTVDDSQYQLRTISYDYDMILKAYPSSLSPGIEQVGRWSSAAAKAEGSLNFAGVADPDVDTLMDHFLTAHSAEDFRDAVRSFDRILISGYYVLPLYHIGQQWVARRSRIAHPDVLPLYGYQLPTWWDASVQ; encoded by the coding sequence ATGCAAGCGCTCCGGATCGCTACTCTCCTGTTCTTCGCAGCATTCTGCAACGTGGCGGCCGCCCAGCCGCTCTACGGCATCGCAATGCATGGAGATCCTGCCCTGCCAGCGGACTATACGCATTTCCCCTACGTCAAACCGGACGTCAAGAAGGGCGGTCGTATCAGCTATGGCGTCGTCGGCACTTTCGACAATCTCAATCCCTTCATTCTGAAAAGCATGCGCACGACGGCGCGCGGCATGTGGGATCCGGATTACGGCAATCTCATCTACGAATCGCTGATGCAGCGTTCGCGCGACGAGCCCTTCACCCTTTATGGGCTGCTGGCACAGACGGTCGAATGGGATGAGAGCCGCAGCTTCATCCAGTTCAACCTCAATCCGAACGCCAAATGGTCGGACGGGCAGCCGGTGACGCCGGAAGATGTGATTTTCACCTTTGAGCTTCTGCGCGACAAGGGCCGCGTGGTCTTCTCTTCCCCGCTGCAGACGGTCGACAAGATGGAGAAGGTCGGCGAGCATGGTGTGCGGATCCACTTCAACGATAAGGCGAATCGCGAAACGCCGCTGATCATCGCCTCGTCACTACCGATCCTGCCGAAACATGTCATCGATCCGGAAAGCTTCGACCGGACCACGCTTGCCATTCCCGTCGGCTCCGGCCCCTATAAGGTCAAGAGCATCGATCCGGGGCAGCGCATCATCTACCAGCGCAATCCCGATTATTGGGGCAAGGATATTCCCGCAAAGGTCGGCGTCGACAATTACGACGAGATATCGGTCACCTATTTCCTGCAGGAGACCACGCTATTCGAAGCTTTCAAGAAGGGCGATATCGACGTCTATCCCGACGGAAGCCCGGGCCACTGGCAACAGGCCTATGACTTTCCGGCGGCCACCTCCGGCGCCGTCATCAAGGACGTTTTCAAGCCGAAGCTGCCGAGCGGCATGTTCGGTTTCGTCTTCAATACGCGCCGGCCGATCTTCTCCGACAAGAAGGTGCGGCAAGGCCTGACGCTTGCCTTCGATTTCGAATGGGTCAACCGTAGCCTCTCCTCAAATGCCTATACGCGCACGCAAAGCTATTGGCAGAATTCTGATCTGTCATCGCTTGGCACGCCCGCGGACGCACGCGAGCTGGCCATGCTCGGCCCGATCAAGGATCGCATCGATCCCGACGTGCTCGACGGCACCTACAGGCTGCCCGTCAGCGATGGGTCCGGCCGTGACCGGGCCATCCTGCGCAAGGCGGTCGATCTGCTCAAACAGGGCGGGTACACGATCCGGGGCGAGAAAATGGTCGATAGCGCCGGGCGTCAGCTCAGTTTCGAGATCATGACGCAGAATCCCGATCAGGAGCGCATCGCGATCGCCTATCGCCGGTCGCTGGCGCTGCTCGGCATCGCCGTGACGATACGCACCGTCGATGATTCGCAATATCAGCTCCGGACGATCAGCTACGATTATGACATGATCCTCAAAGCCTACCCTTCATCGCTGTCGCCAGGCATCGAGCAGGTGGGACGCTGGAGCTCCGCCGCCGCAAAGGCCGAAGGCAGCCTCAATTTCGCGGGTGTCGCTGATCCCGATGTCGACACGCTGATGGATCATTTCCTGACGGCCCATTCCGCCGAGGATTTCCGCGACGCGGTGCGCTCCTTCGACCGCATCTTGATTTCCGGCTATTACGTCCTGCCGCTCTATCATATCGGCCAGCAATGGGTGGCGCGGCGCAGCCGCATCGCCCACCCCGATGTGCTGCCGCTCTACGGCTATCAACTGCCAACGTGGTGGGACGCTTCGGTGCAATAG
- a CDS encoding invasion associated locus B family protein: protein MTFKTDNKMRAGLSALALMIGAALPAAAFAQDASGAAPADGGGDASQPRLGWYKTCTKQDDADICIVQNLMMANNGQLVTAVGLISVDGKVNRKILQISVPTARLIPPGITMQIDGGKGQKLDYAVCLPDKCTAEVPVTDAMIAALKKGTDVTFTSINFRRAPNPIKISLTGFGAAFDGAAISDSKLAESQKSLQDSMQKKAEEARKKLEDAQKAAKQ, encoded by the coding sequence ATGACGTTCAAGACTGACAACAAAATGCGGGCAGGTCTGTCTGCTCTGGCTCTCATGATCGGTGCAGCGCTTCCGGCGGCTGCCTTCGCTCAAGACGCCTCCGGCGCGGCACCTGCTGACGGTGGCGGCGACGCCAGCCAGCCGCGCCTCGGCTGGTACAAGACCTGCACCAAGCAGGATGATGCCGATATCTGCATCGTTCAGAACCTGATGATGGCCAACAATGGTCAGCTCGTGACGGCAGTCGGCCTCATCTCGGTCGACGGCAAGGTCAACCGCAAGATCCTGCAGATTTCCGTTCCGACCGCACGCCTGATCCCTCCGGGCATCACGATGCAGATCGACGGCGGCAAGGGCCAGAAGCTCGACTACGCTGTCTGCCTGCCGGACAAGTGCACGGCCGAAGTTCCGGTGACCGACGCGATGATTGCAGCTTTGAAGAAGGGCACGGACGTGACCTTCACCTCGATCAACTTCCGTCGTGCTCCGAACCCGATCAAGATCTCGCTGACCGGTTTCGGCGCTGCCTTTGACGGCGCTGCCATCTCCGACTCGAAGCTGGCCGAAAGCCAGAAGAGCCTGCAGGACAGTATGCAGAAGAAGGCTGAGGAAGCTCGCAAGAAGCTCGAAGACGCTCAGAAGGCCGCCAAGCAGTAA
- a CDS encoding succinate dehydrogenase assembly factor 2: MTGLTLSSADLDPRRRRILFRCWHRGLREMDLVFGQFADNELPGLSEADLDEFERIMDEEDNDLVRWILGTLPVPEHFQTPLFARLAAYQPDFEEVAERLGITR, from the coding sequence ATGACTGGGCTGACACTCAGCAGTGCCGATCTCGATCCCCGCCGCCGGCGCATTCTGTTTCGCTGCTGGCATCGTGGCCTCCGCGAGATGGATCTCGTTTTCGGCCAGTTCGCCGACAACGAATTGCCGGGACTTAGCGAGGCCGACCTCGATGAGTTCGAGCGGATCATGGACGAGGAAGACAATGATCTCGTTCGTTGGATTCTCGGGACATTACCTGTGCCGGAACATTTCCAGACGCCGCTGTTTGCGCGCCTTGCGGCTTACCAGCCAGATTTCGAAGAGGTCGCGGAAAGGCTTGGGATAACCAGATGA
- the glnA gene encoding type I glutamate--ammonia ligase yields MTTASEILKQIKDNDVKFVDLRFTDPKGKLQHVTMDIVCVDEDMFADGVMFDGSSIAGWKAINESDMVLMPDTETVHMDPFFAQSTMVILCDILDPVSGEAYNRDPRGTAKKAEAYLKASGIGDTAFFGPEAEFFVFDDVKYKADPYNTGFKLDSSELPSNDDTDYETGNLGHRPRVKGGYFPVPPVDSAQDMRSEMLTVLGEMGVTVEKHHHEVAAAQHELGIKFDTLLRNADKMQIYKYVVHQVANAYGKTATFMPKPIFGDNGSGMHVHQSIWKAGKPTFAGDEYAGLSESCLYYIGGIIKHAKALNAFTNPSTNSYKRLVPGYEAPVLLAYSARNRSASCRIPFGTNPKAKRVEVRFPDPTANPYLSFAAMLMAGLDGIKNKIHPGKAMDKDLYDLPPKELKKIPTVCGSLREALESLDKDRKFLTAGGVFDDDQIDSFIELKMQEVMRFEMTPHPVEYDMYYSA; encoded by the coding sequence ATGACGACGGCAAGCGAAATTCTCAAGCAGATCAAGGACAACGACGTCAAGTTCGTTGACCTGCGCTTTACCGACCCCAAGGGCAAGCTGCAGCATGTCACAATGGACATCGTCTGCGTCGATGAAGACATGTTCGCTGATGGCGTCATGTTCGACGGCTCCTCGATTGCGGGCTGGAAGGCCATCAACGAATCCGACATGGTGCTGATGCCGGATACCGAAACGGTTCACATGGATCCGTTCTTCGCGCAGTCCACCATGGTCATCCTCTGTGACATTCTCGACCCGGTCTCGGGCGAAGCCTACAACCGCGACCCGCGCGGCACCGCCAAGAAGGCCGAAGCCTATCTCAAGGCATCCGGCATTGGCGACACCGCCTTCTTCGGTCCGGAAGCCGAATTCTTCGTCTTCGACGACGTCAAGTACAAGGCTGATCCGTACAATACCGGCTTCAAGCTCGACTCGAGCGAACTGCCGTCCAACGACGACACAGACTATGAAACCGGTAACCTCGGCCACCGTCCGCGCGTCAAGGGCGGCTATTTCCCGGTTCCGCCGGTCGATAGCGCTCAGGATATGCGTTCGGAAATGCTGACGGTTCTTGGCGAAATGGGCGTCACCGTCGAAAAGCATCATCACGAAGTGGCCGCCGCTCAGCACGAACTTGGCATCAAGTTCGACACGCTGCTGCGCAACGCCGACAAGATGCAGATCTACAAGTATGTCGTTCATCAGGTCGCCAATGCCTACGGCAAGACGGCAACCTTCATGCCGAAGCCGATCTTCGGCGACAACGGCTCGGGTATGCACGTTCACCAGTCGATCTGGAAGGCCGGCAAGCCGACCTTCGCTGGCGACGAATATGCAGGCCTCTCCGAGAGCTGCCTCTACTACATCGGCGGCATCATCAAGCACGCCAAGGCTCTCAACGCCTTCACCAACCCGTCGACGAACTCCTACAAGCGTCTCGTCCCGGGTTACGAAGCTCCGGTTCTGCTCGCCTACTCGGCGCGCAACCGCTCGGCTTCCTGCCGCATCCCCTTCGGCACAAACCCGAAGGCAAAGCGCGTCGAAGTCCGCTTCCCTGATCCGACAGCAAACCCGTACCTCAGCTTTGCCGCCATGCTGATGGCCGGTCTTGATGGCATCAAGAACAAGATCCATCCGGGCAAGGCCATGGACAAGGATCTGTACGATCTGCCGCCTAAGGAACTGAAGAAGATCCCGACGGTTTGCGGCTCGTTGCGCGAAGCGCTCGAGAGCCTGGATAAGGATCGCAAGTTCCTGACCGCCGGCGGCGTCTTCGACGACGACCAGATCGACTCGTTCATCGAGCTGAAGATGCAGGAAGTCATGCGCTTCGAAATGACCCCGCATCCGGTCGAATACGACATGTACTATTCGGCATAA